The following are from one region of the Sardina pilchardus chromosome 4, fSarPil1.1, whole genome shotgun sequence genome:
- the LOC134077796 gene encoding gamma-crystallin M3-like, which produces MGKIIFYEDKNFMGRSYECMSDCADMHSHINRCHSCKVESGCFMVYDRPNFMGNQHFMRRGEYSDYMNMFGWNDCIRSCRMIPMHRGQYRMRIYERENYGGQMMELNDDCDSIMDRYRMSDCQSCHVMDGHWLMYEQPHFRGRMMYMRPGEYKSFRNMGFNNTKFMSMRRITDMM; this is translated from the exons ATGGGAAAG ATCATCTTCTACGAGGACAAGAACTTCATGGGTCGCTCCTATGAGTGCATGAGCGATTGTGCTGACATGCACTCTCATATCAACCGTTGCCACTCCTGCAAGGTGGAGAGCGGTTGCTTCATGGTCTACGACCGTCCCAACTTCATGGGTAACCAGCACTTCATGAGGAGGGGCGAGTACTCCGACTACATGAACATGTTTGGCTGGAATGACTGCATCAGATCCTGCCGCATGATCCCCATG CACAGAGGCCAGTACAGAATGAGGATCTACGAGAGGGAGAACTACGGTGGTCAGATGATGGAGCTGAATGATGACTGTGACTCCATCATGGACCGTTACCGCATGTCCGACTGCCAGTCCTGCCACGTTATGGATGGCCACTGGCTCATGTATGAGCAGCCCCACTTCAGAGGCAGAATGATGTACATGAGGCCTGGCGAGTACAAAAGCTTCAGGAACATGGGATTCAACAACACGAAATTCATGAGCATGAGGCGCATCACTGATAtgatgtaa
- the LOC134077795 gene encoding gamma-crystallin M3-like: MTMGKIIFYEERNFQGRSYECMSDCADMSSMLSRCHSIRVESGCFMVYDRSNFMGNQYFMRRGEYADYMRMMNMSDSIRSCRMIPMHRGQFRMRIYERENFGGMMNELMDDCDSIMDRYRMSDCMSCNVMDGHWLMYEQPHFRGRMMYMRPGEYRSFRDMGMNNMRFMSMRRITDMM; encoded by the exons ATGACCATGGGAAAG ATCATCTTTTACGAGGAGAGGAACTTCCAGGGTCGCTCCTATGAGTGCATGAGCGACTGCGCTGACATGAGCTCCATGCTCAGTCGCTGCCACTCCATCAGGGTGGAGAGCGGTTGCTTCATGGTCTATGACCGCTCCAACTTCATGGGTAATCAGTACTTCATGAGGAGGGGCGAGTATGCTGACTACATGCGCATGATGAACATGAGCGACAGCATCAGATCTTGCCGCATGATCCCCATG CACAGAGGCCAGTTCAGAATGAGGATCTACGAGAGGGAGAACTTCGGAGGCATGATGAACGAGCTGATGGATGACTGTGACTCCATCATGGACCGTTACCGCATGTCTGACTGCATGTCCTGCAATGTTATGGATGGCCACTGGCTCATGTACGAGCAGCCCCACTTCAGAGGCAGAATGATGTACATGAGGCCTGGCGAGTACAGAAGCTTCAGGGACATGGGAATGAACAACATGAGGTTCATGAGCATGAGGCGCATCACTGATATGATGTAA
- the LOC134077797 gene encoding gamma-crystallin M3-like isoform X2 yields the protein MGKIVFFENKNFQGRSYECMGDCSDMHSHLSRCQSCRVESGCFMVYDRPNFMGNQFLMRRGEYSDYMSMFGMSDCIRSCRSIPMHRGQYRMKIYERENYGGQSMELMDDCDSIMDRYRMSDCQSCNVMDGHWLMYEQPHFRGRMMYMRPGEYRSFREMGMNNMRFMSMRRITDMM from the exons ATGGGAAAG ATCGTCTTCTTCGAGAACAAGAACTTCCAGGGTCGCTCCTATGAGTGCATGGGAGACTGCTCTGACATGCACTCTCATCTCAGCCGCTGCCAATCCTGCAGGGTGGAGAGCGGCTGCTTCATGGTCTACGACCGTCCCAACTTCATGGGTAACCAGTTCCTCATGAGGAGGGGCGAGTACTCCGACTACATGAGCATGTTTGGTATGAGCGACTGCATCAGATCCTGCCGCAGCATCCCCATG CACAGAGGCCAGTACAGAATGAAGATCTACGAGAGGGAGAACTACGGTGGTCAGAGTATGGAGCTGATGGACGACTGTGACTCCATCATGGACCGTTACCGCATGTCCGACTGCCAGTCCTGCAATGTCATGGATGGCCACTGGCTCATGTATGAGCAGCCCCACTTCAGAGGCAGAATGATGTACATGAGGCCTGGCGAGTACAGAAGCTTCAGGGAGATGGGAATGAACAACATGAGGTTCATGAGCATGAGGCGCATCACTGATATGATGTAA
- the LOC134077797 gene encoding gamma-crystallin M3-like isoform X1, translating into MNKIVFFENKNFQGRSYECMGDCSDMHSHLSRCQSCRVESGCFMVYDRPNFMGNQFLMRRGEYSDYMSMFGMSDCIRSCRSIPMHRGQYRMKIYERENYGGQSMELMDDCDSIMDRYRMSDCQSCNVMDGHWLMYEQPHFRGRMMYMRPGEYRSFREMGMNNMRFMSMRRITDMM; encoded by the exons atgaacaaa ATCGTCTTCTTCGAGAACAAGAACTTCCAGGGTCGCTCCTATGAGTGCATGGGAGACTGCTCTGACATGCACTCTCATCTCAGCCGCTGCCAATCCTGCAGGGTGGAGAGCGGCTGCTTCATGGTCTACGACCGTCCCAACTTCATGGGTAACCAGTTCCTCATGAGGAGGGGCGAGTACTCCGACTACATGAGCATGTTTGGTATGAGCGACTGCATCAGATCCTGCCGCAGCATCCCCATG CACAGAGGCCAGTACAGAATGAAGATCTACGAGAGGGAGAACTACGGTGGTCAGAGTATGGAGCTGATGGACGACTGTGACTCCATCATGGACCGTTACCGCATGTCCGACTGCCAGTCCTGCAATGTCATGGATGGCCACTGGCTCATGTATGAGCAGCCCCACTTCAGAGGCAGAATGATGTACATGAGGCCTGGCGAGTACAGAAGCTTCAGGGAGATGGGAATGAACAACATGAGGTTCATGAGCATGAGGCGCATCACTGATATGATGTAA
- the LOC134078407 gene encoding gamma-crystallin M3-like has product MGKIVFFENKNFQGRSYECMGDCSDMHSHLSRCQSCRVESGCFMVYDRPNFMGNQYLMKRGEYSDYMHMMGMSDCIRSCRSIPMHRGQYRMRIYERENYGGQMHEMMDDCDSIMDRYRMSDCQSCNVMDGHWLMYEQPHFRGRMMYMRPGEYRSFREMGMNNMRFMSMRRIMDMM; this is encoded by the exons ATGGGAAAG ATCGTCTTCTTCGAGAACAAGAACTTCCAGGGTCGCTCCTATGAGTGCATGGGAGACTGCTCTGACATGCACTCTCATCTCAGCCGCTGCCAATCCTGCAGGGTGGAGAGCGGCTGCTTCATGGTCTACGACCGTCCCAACTTCATGGGTAACCAGTATTTGATGAAGAGGGGCGAGTACTCCGACTACATGCACATGATGGGCATGAGCGACTGCATCAGATCCTGCCGCAGCATCCCCATg CACAGAGGCCAGTACAGAATGAGGATCTACGAGAGGGAGAACTACGGTGGTCAGATGCACGAGATGATGGACGACTGTGACTCCATCATGGACCGTTACCGCATGTCCGACTGCCAGTCCTGCAATGTTATGGATGGCCACTGGCTCATGTATGAGCAGCCCCACTTCAGAGGCAGAATGATGTACATGAGGCCTGGCGAGTACAGAAGCTTCAGGGAGATGGGAATGAACAACATGAGGTTCATGAGCATGAGGCGTATCATGGATATGATGTAA
- the LOC134077901 gene encoding gamma-crystallin M3-like, producing MGRIIFYEDRNFQGRSYECMSDCADMSSMLSRCHSCRVESGCFMVYDRSNFMGNQYFMKRGEYSDYQRMMGMNDSIRSCRMIPMHRGQFRMKIYERENYGGQSMELMDDCDSIMDRYRMSDCQSCNVMDGHWLMYEQPHFRGRMMYMRPGEYRSFREMGMNNMRFMSMRRIMDSCM from the exons ATGGGCAGA ATCATCTTCTACGAGGACAGGAACTTCCAGGGTCGCTCCTATGAGTGCATGAGCGACTGTGCTGACATGAGCTCCATGCTCAGTCGCTGCCACTCCTGCAGGGTGGAGAGCGGTTGCTTCATGGTCTACGACCGCTCCAACTTCATGGGTAACCAGTACTTCATGAAGAGGGGCGAGTACTCCGACTACCAGCGCATGATGGGCATGAACGACAGCATCAGATCCTGCCGCATGATCCCCATG CACAGAGGACAGTTCAGAATGAAGATCTACGAGAGGGAGAACTACGGTGGTCAGAGTATGGAGCTGATGGACGACTGTGACTCCATCATGGACCGTTACCGCATGTCCGACTGCCAGTCCTGCAATGTCATGGATGGCCACTGGCTCATGTATGAGCAGCCCCACTTCAGAGGCAGAATGATGTACATGAGGCCTGGCGAGTACAGAAGCTTCAGGGAGATGGGAATGAACAACATGAGGTTCATGAGCATGAGGCGTATCATGGATTCCTGTATGTAA